Proteins from one Gimesia maris genomic window:
- a CDS encoding PstS family phosphate ABC transporter substrate-binding protein: MITTNIGKVLAVLSLAIGISLIGVGCSGGGNNSAESGAQSNGSEPESSEAGNLAGDVKIDGSSTVYPVSEAVAEEFRAVQPKVRVTVGFSGTGGGMKKFIAGEVDICDASRAMKEKEANACKEQGIEFIELSVSFDGLAVIVNPKNTWCDCLTVGQLKELWRPESGVKQWKDLDPKWPAEDIKLYGPGTDSGTFDYFTEAIVGESKASRADYTASEDDNVLVTGVSEDKNSLGYFGFAYYEENKEKLKLLGVDGGKGCKKPSLETVRDNSYAPLSRPLFIYVRKSSLERPEVVAFVKFYLENAAALSKDVGYVPVSDEVQEANMKAFNGAISK; this comes from the coding sequence ATGATCACAACGAACATCGGGAAAGTATTGGCTGTGTTGAGTCTGGCCATTGGAATTTCCCTGATTGGTGTTGGATGCTCAGGAGGCGGCAACAACAGTGCTGAATCAGGTGCTCAATCAAATGGTTCTGAACCAGAATCTTCAGAAGCAGGGAACCTGGCTGGAGACGTCAAGATTGACGGGTCGAGTACCGTTTACCCGGTGAGTGAAGCTGTGGCAGAGGAGTTTCGTGCGGTTCAACCCAAGGTCCGCGTGACCGTAGGCTTTTCCGGAACCGGCGGAGGCATGAAGAAGTTTATCGCCGGTGAAGTGGATATCTGCGATGCCTCTCGTGCGATGAAGGAAAAAGAAGCAAACGCGTGCAAAGAACAGGGAATTGAATTCATCGAGCTGTCCGTCTCGTTTGATGGTCTGGCAGTGATTGTGAACCCTAAAAATACCTGGTGTGACTGTTTGACTGTGGGGCAGCTGAAAGAACTGTGGCGACCTGAAAGCGGTGTGAAGCAGTGGAAGGACCTTGATCCTAAATGGCCAGCAGAAGATATCAAGCTGTACGGTCCGGGAACAGACTCGGGAACGTTTGATTATTTCACAGAAGCGATTGTGGGAGAATCAAAAGCGAGTCGGGCAGATTACACAGCCAGTGAAGACGATAATGTGCTGGTTACAGGGGTTTCCGAAGACAAGAACTCTCTGGGATACTTCGGTTTTGCTTATTATGAAGAGAACAAAGAAAAGTTGAAACTGTTAGGAGTAGATGGCGGAAAAGGTTGTAAGAAGCCTTCCCTGGAAACGGTTCGCGATAATTCTTATGCACCGTTATCCCGCCCCCTGTTCATCTACGTGCGGAAATCTTCTCTGGAGCGACCTGAAGTTGTTGCCTTTGTGAAATTCTATCTGGAAAACGCGGCTGCCCTGTCTAAAGACGTGGGTTATGTACCAGTTTCCGATGAAGTTCAGGAAGCGAACATGAAAGCTTTTAATGGAGCTATATCCAAGTAA
- the pstC gene encoding phosphate ABC transporter permease subunit PstC yields the protein MEDRSNPEQSTKLESGEAAVLQLSRPSSLEKAGGLWCSLRPVYEGCIHFVLFICASISILVTVGIVVVLLYESVQFFYDVPILEFLTGTQWSPLLKPQHFGILPLLCGTMLVAGGSAVVAVPIGLGTAIYLSEYASPRFRDIVKPMLEILAGIPSVVFGYLAVVFVSPIIREIFPSAGVFNAASACIVVGIMILPMIISLSEDILQSVPLSLRAAAFALGANKFEVTVRVIVPAALSGIIASFLLAISRAIGETMAVTLAAGATPKLTLNPLESIQTMTAYIVQVSQGDTPTGTVEYRTIFAVGLALFITTMIMNVIAQYILSRVGERYE from the coding sequence ATGGAAGATCGTTCAAATCCGGAACAATCGACTAAGCTCGAAAGTGGTGAGGCAGCTGTACTTCAGCTGTCTCGCCCTTCGTCTTTAGAAAAAGCAGGCGGGCTGTGGTGTAGTCTGCGTCCTGTTTATGAGGGTTGTATCCACTTTGTACTATTTATCTGTGCCAGTATCTCTATTCTGGTAACAGTGGGAATTGTGGTAGTGCTGCTCTATGAGTCAGTGCAGTTCTTTTACGATGTTCCCATTCTTGAGTTCTTAACTGGTACCCAGTGGTCACCGTTATTGAAGCCTCAGCACTTTGGTATTTTACCCCTTTTGTGTGGCACGATGCTGGTTGCCGGAGGGTCGGCAGTAGTCGCAGTGCCCATCGGCCTGGGGACTGCCATTTATCTGAGCGAATACGCATCTCCCCGTTTTCGCGATATCGTGAAACCGATGCTGGAAATTCTGGCGGGGATACCTTCAGTCGTTTTCGGATATCTGGCGGTTGTGTTTGTGTCGCCTATTATTCGTGAAATCTTTCCCAGTGCCGGCGTCTTTAATGCTGCCAGTGCCTGTATCGTAGTCGGGATTATGATCCTGCCGATGATTATTTCCCTGAGTGAAGACATTCTACAGTCGGTCCCGCTTTCTTTGAGGGCAGCCGCTTTTGCCTTGGGGGCTAATAAATTTGAGGTGACAGTACGCGTGATTGTGCCTGCTGCTTTATCGGGAATTATTGCCAGTTTCCTGTTGGCAATCTCACGTGCGATTGGAGAGACGATGGCCGTGACTCTGGCAGCCGGTGCCACTCCCAAGCTGACCTTGAATCCGCTCGAAAGTATCCAGACGATGACCGCCTATATTGTGCAGGTGAGTCAGGGGGATACACCCACAGGCACCGTAGAATATCGAACAATTTTTGCAGTAGGCCTGGCCTTGTTTATTACCACGATGATCATGAATGTGATTGCTCAATATATTCTCTCTCGAGTAGGGGAGCGTTACGAATGA
- the pstA gene encoding phosphate ABC transporter permease PstA codes for MSTKLDIYTTKRRGRIKNMLFTSACFLATITCVLMLMVLIWNIILQGKDWLSWGFIDHLPSRFPHKAGIKSALWGSIWLISLTAMFSVPLGVGAAVYLEEYAPRSRWRKLIQLNIANLAGVPSIVYGILGLGLFVRALSLERSVLSGALTLTLVVLPIIILASQEALRAVPDSIRRSAYALGATRWQTVWYQVLPASLPGIMTGVILSLSRALGEAAPLIAVGAMAYVPFVPEKLTDEFTALPIQIFNWTSRPQEDFHHLAAAGILVLLVVLVSMNAIAIFVRHKYGKKIRW; via the coding sequence ATGAGCACAAAGCTGGATATTTATACGACAAAGCGACGCGGACGTATTAAAAATATGCTGTTTACCTCAGCCTGTTTCCTGGCGACCATCACCTGTGTGTTGATGCTGATGGTGTTGATCTGGAATATTATTTTGCAGGGAAAAGACTGGCTGAGCTGGGGATTTATTGATCATCTGCCTTCCCGTTTTCCGCATAAAGCGGGAATTAAATCTGCCTTGTGGGGCAGTATCTGGTTGATCAGTCTGACAGCGATGTTCTCTGTTCCACTGGGAGTCGGAGCCGCAGTCTATCTGGAGGAATATGCACCACGAAGTCGCTGGCGTAAATTGATCCAGTTAAATATTGCCAACCTGGCTGGAGTACCTTCGATCGTGTACGGCATTTTGGGACTGGGCCTGTTTGTGAGGGCATTGTCTCTGGAGCGGAGTGTGCTCTCCGGTGCACTGACACTGACGCTGGTGGTATTACCAATCATTATTCTCGCTTCACAAGAAGCACTCAGGGCTGTTCCCGATTCGATAAGGCGGTCGGCTTATGCTCTGGGGGCAACCCGCTGGCAGACCGTCTGGTATCAGGTTTTGCCAGCATCCCTGCCTGGAATCATGACAGGTGTGATTTTATCTCTGTCACGTGCCTTGGGCGAGGCTGCACCTTTAATTGCAGTGGGAGCAATGGCTTACGTGCCTTTTGTTCCCGAGAAGTTAACTGATGAATTTACCGCATTGCCAATTCAGATTTTCAACTGGACTTCCCGACCCCAGGAAGATTTTCATCATCTGGCTGCTGCAGGGATCCTGGTTCTGCTGGTGGTTCTGGTCAGCATGAATGCGATTGCCATATTTGTACGTCATAAATACGGGAAAAAGATTCGCTGGTAA
- the pstB gene encoding phosphate ABC transporter ATP-binding protein PstB, whose translation MASTPSVKNNMQPSDKTTSDQSKGPIVRPSIPEGKSMRTADELAQATEKISVSDLSFYYSENRALTDISLSIPERCVTAFIGPSGCGKSTFLRCLNRMNDMIEGTRVEGEILLEGQDIYSSRTDIVTLRKRIGMVFQKSTPFPKSIFDNVSFGPKIAGIRKKKDLFEIVERSLQRSALWDEVKDRLTDSALNLSGGQQQRLCIARALANDPDILLMDEPASALDPASTARIEDLIFELKEQYTIVIVTHNMQQAARVSDQAAFFYQGLLIESGATEELFTNPKKQQTEDYITGRFG comes from the coding sequence ATGGCTTCAACACCTTCGGTTAAAAATAATATGCAACCATCCGACAAGACGACTTCCGATCAATCTAAAGGCCCGATCGTTCGTCCTTCGATTCCAGAGGGAAAGAGCATGCGGACGGCCGACGAATTAGCCCAGGCCACTGAAAAAATCAGTGTGAGTGATTTGTCGTTTTATTATTCGGAGAATCGTGCATTAACAGATATCTCGCTTTCCATACCAGAACGCTGTGTAACTGCCTTTATTGGACCTTCGGGTTGTGGCAAGTCAACATTTTTGCGATGTCTTAATCGAATGAACGACATGATTGAAGGCACGCGGGTAGAAGGAGAGATTCTGTTGGAGGGGCAGGATATTTATTCGTCTCGAACAGATATCGTCACATTGCGCAAACGGATTGGAATGGTATTCCAGAAGTCCACACCCTTTCCTAAATCCATTTTTGATAATGTCTCTTTTGGTCCTAAGATCGCCGGCATTCGCAAGAAAAAAGATTTATTCGAGATTGTAGAACGTTCACTGCAGCGCTCTGCTCTCTGGGATGAAGTCAAGGATCGTTTGACTGATTCAGCCCTCAATCTTTCAGGGGGGCAGCAGCAGCGGCTGTGTATTGCACGGGCACTGGCGAATGATCCGGATATTCTGCTGATGGATGAGCCGGCTTCTGCACTGGACCCCGCATCCACTGCACGGATTGAAGATTTAATCTTCGAGTTGAAAGAGCAGTATACGATCGTGATTGTGACACATAATATGCAGCAGGCCGCGCGTGTTTCTGACCAGGCTGCGTTTTTCTATCAGGGGTTGCTGATAGAATCGGGGGCGACTGAAGAGTTATTTACGAATCCCAAGAAACAACAGACCGAAGACTATATTACAGGCAGATTTGGATAA
- the phoU gene encoding phosphate signaling complex protein PhoU: MTKHLQRDMESLEREIITQSSLVEEMISKASRALYEVHVDLANEVIEKERAINESEVKIEEECLKILALHQPVAVDLRETATVLKINNDLERIADLAVNIAERTIGLSHYPNFRIPASLEPMTKVTVSMLRDAIDAFIDFDSEKARSVCKRDDIVDGYNREIINEIYQLMQTDPNLIKPALHFFSSARHIERIADHTTNIAEDVIYLTEGEIVRHRHKETFST, from the coding sequence ATGACAAAGCACTTACAGCGCGATATGGAGTCACTTGAAAGGGAGATCATCACACAATCTTCGCTGGTTGAAGAAATGATCTCCAAGGCCAGTCGTGCGCTCTATGAAGTTCATGTTGATCTGGCGAATGAAGTCATAGAGAAAGAACGCGCGATCAACGAGAGTGAAGTGAAAATCGAAGAAGAATGTCTGAAAATTCTGGCATTGCATCAACCGGTCGCCGTGGATTTACGTGAGACGGCAACCGTGTTGAAAATCAATAATGATCTGGAGCGAATTGCCGATCTGGCAGTGAATATCGCAGAACGGACCATTGGGCTGTCGCACTATCCCAACTTTCGCATCCCGGCTTCTCTGGAACCGATGACGAAAGTCACCGTATCCATGCTGCGTGATGCCATAGATGCCTTTATTGATTTTGATTCAGAAAAAGCACGCAGTGTCTGTAAGCGTGATGACATTGTTGACGGTTACAACCGGGAGATCATCAATGAAATTTATCAGTTGATGCAGACAGATCCCAATCTGATTAAGCCGGCATTACATTTCTTTTCCTCAGCTCGCCATATCGAACGTATTGCCGACCATACAACTAATATTGCTGAAGATGTGATTTATCTGACCGAGGGCGAAATTGTCCGCCATCGTCATAAAGAAACATTTTCTACCTGA
- a CDS encoding response regulator, protein MSKKRILVIEDDRSLSEVLAYNLRQEKYDAVVALDGMDGLRQAQLKTPDLIILDLMLPQMDGLEVCRRLRSDPVTSNVLILMLTAKSEETDQVVGFTLGADDYVTKPFSVKILLERIKALLRRRESNGEASDTIVSQGVMIDRRRHRVMIDDVPISLTRSEFELLEALVRQPGRVFSRAELIDAALGDDALVLERTIDVHIRALRQKLEKHSELIETVRGVGYRFRDPDTAFKKQTT, encoded by the coding sequence ATGTCAAAGAAACGCATTCTTGTGATTGAAGATGATCGTTCTCTCTCTGAAGTTCTCGCATATAATTTGCGACAGGAGAAATACGATGCCGTGGTTGCCCTGGATGGAATGGATGGCTTGCGTCAGGCGCAACTGAAAACACCGGACCTGATCATTCTGGACCTGATGCTTCCCCAGATGGATGGGCTGGAAGTCTGTCGCCGGCTCCGCTCGGATCCGGTCACCAGTAATGTTCTGATACTGATGCTGACAGCCAAGTCGGAAGAAACCGACCAGGTGGTAGGTTTCACATTAGGGGCCGATGATTACGTCACCAAACCATTCAGCGTCAAGATTCTACTGGAGCGGATCAAAGCATTGCTCAGACGTCGTGAAAGTAACGGCGAAGCATCAGATACGATTGTCAGTCAAGGAGTGATGATCGACCGCAGGCGTCATCGCGTCATGATTGATGATGTCCCGATCTCGTTGACTCGGAGTGAATTTGAACTGCTGGAAGCACTTGTTCGTCAACCGGGTCGGGTTTTCTCTCGTGCAGAGCTGATTGATGCCGCCCTGGGAGACGATGCCCTGGTTCTGGAGCGAACGATCGATGTGCATATCCGGGCCTTACGTCAGAAGCTGGAAAAGCATTCCGAACTGATTGAGACAGTCCGTGGAGTTGGTTATCGTTTCCGCGACCCTGATACAGCCTTCAAAAAACAGACTACATAA
- a CDS encoding (2Fe-2S)-binding protein translates to MSTVTESQFERSTAIPVPEIAPRRKFLCHCLKVTPEEVQQCITVSNAETVHEVTRGCGAGKGCTACHCRIKDLLAGSCDECGQSKRRCLCAAQPA, encoded by the coding sequence ATGTCTACCGTTACCGAGAGCCAGTTTGAACGATCCACGGCAATCCCCGTTCCTGAGATTGCTCCCCGTCGAAAATTTCTCTGCCACTGTCTGAAAGTGACGCCAGAAGAAGTCCAGCAGTGCATTACTGTCAGCAATGCTGAGACAGTGCATGAAGTGACCCGAGGCTGTGGTGCTGGGAAAGGTTGCACGGCCTGCCATTGTCGGATTAAAGACCTGCTGGCAGGTTCCTGCGATGAGTGTGGCCAGTCCAAGCGGCGTTGCCTGTGTGCGGCGCAGCCAGCTTAG
- the bfr gene encoding bacterioferritin, protein MKGSQKIIDALNEGLTIELTAINLYFISSKMCKDWGFAKLAKHFYDESIEEMKHADQVIDRILYLEGVPEIARYDVIRVGKTVEEQIQNSLELEMKGVSTYNSAIELCHEEKDAGSRELMDQMVVESEESIDWCESQMELIKQVGIQNYLAGQIHE, encoded by the coding sequence ATGAAGGGTAGTCAGAAAATAATCGACGCACTGAACGAGGGACTCACAATCGAGTTGACAGCCATCAACCTGTATTTTATCTCATCGAAGATGTGTAAAGACTGGGGTTTTGCTAAGTTGGCCAAGCACTTTTATGATGAATCCATTGAAGAAATGAAACACGCTGACCAGGTCATCGACCGGATCCTGTACTTGGAAGGAGTGCCTGAAATTGCCCGATACGATGTCATTCGTGTAGGCAAAACGGTAGAGGAACAGATCCAGAACAGCCTCGAACTGGAGATGAAAGGCGTGTCTACCTATAACTCGGCAATTGAACTGTGTCACGAAGAAAAAGATGCTGGCAGCCGCGAATTGATGGATCAGATGGTCGTTGAATCTGAAGAAAGCATCGACTGGTGCGAATCGCAGATGGAACTGATCAAACAGGTTGGAATCCAGAACTACCTGGCAGGACAGATCCACGAATAA
- a CDS encoding 3-keto-disaccharide hydrolase — protein MKSASSLTFCLCLFLSLCIGPLASADDTPAEKKWIPLFNGKDLDDWTVKIRGYDVNENFGNTFRVEDGLLKVGYDQYGEFAEKFGHLFYKTPFSHYVIRVEYRFTGEQSTGGPGWALRNSGIMVHGQTPESMSKDQKFPVSIEVQLLGGKGTGTRTTANLCTPGTHVVMDDKLFKPHCVNSNSKTYHGDQWVTVEVEVQGNKIIKHMIDGKTVLSYTKPQLDPEDGDAKKLIQQGAPLMLEKGTISLQSESHPIEFRKVELLKLEP, from the coding sequence GTGAAATCTGCCTCATCCCTGACGTTCTGCCTGTGCCTGTTTTTATCCCTCTGTATTGGTCCGCTTGCATCTGCAGACGATACCCCTGCGGAAAAAAAATGGATCCCACTCTTCAATGGAAAAGACCTGGATGACTGGACGGTAAAAATCCGAGGCTACGATGTGAATGAGAACTTTGGCAATACATTCCGCGTTGAAGATGGATTACTGAAAGTGGGCTATGATCAGTACGGTGAATTTGCAGAAAAATTCGGACACCTGTTCTACAAAACTCCTTTTTCCCATTACGTCATCCGTGTCGAATATCGATTCACCGGGGAGCAGTCCACAGGGGGACCAGGCTGGGCCTTGCGCAACAGTGGAATCATGGTTCACGGCCAGACACCGGAAAGCATGTCGAAAGACCAGAAATTTCCTGTCTCCATTGAAGTGCAGTTACTCGGTGGCAAAGGGACAGGGACCCGCACAACCGCCAATCTGTGTACGCCGGGCACGCACGTTGTCATGGATGACAAGCTGTTTAAACCACACTGTGTCAACTCGAATTCCAAAACCTATCACGGAGATCAATGGGTCACCGTGGAAGTCGAAGTCCAAGGAAACAAAATCATCAAACACATGATTGATGGAAAAACAGTGCTGTCCTACACGAAGCCTCAGTTGGACCCTGAGGATGGCGATGCTAAAAAACTGATTCAGCAGGGTGCCCCCCTCATGCTTGAAAAAGGTACCATATCGCTGCAGTCGGAAAGCCATCCGATTGAATTCCGCAAAGTCGAACTTCTCAAGCTGGAACCATAA
- a CDS encoding cold-shock protein, with the protein MATGTIKKITEKGFGFINDGQQDIFFHLSSLDGVTFDQLVEGQTVEFETEKSDRGLRAVRVTTSE; encoded by the coding sequence ATGGCCACTGGAACAATCAAAAAAATTACTGAAAAAGGGTTTGGCTTCATTAACGATGGCCAACAGGACATCTTTTTTCATCTCTCATCACTGGATGGTGTCACATTCGATCAACTGGTTGAAGGCCAAACTGTAGAGTTTGAAACCGAAAAGAGTGATCGAGGCCTGCGTGCAGTTCGAGTTACTACTTCCGAGTAG
- a CDS encoding fumarylacetoacetate hydrolase family protein, whose translation MKLATIQTENGIQVASVIDQDNKLTFFDLSAFDENLPRSLKGILAVEGGLERAKAAAEQAQQADRQITGTLLAPIPSPGKVLCIGLNYRDHAEETGMPFPDEPVCFSKFSSSVTGSGQPIRIPSVAREVDYEAELVAVIGKTCRNVTQANASDYVAGYMNGHDVSARDWQIGRPGGQWLLGKTADTFAPTGPYLVTADEIKNANSLSIKLTLNGEVLQNSNTDKFIFTIEEVIAFVSQILTLEPGDIIFTGTPPGVGMARKPPVYLQPGDQACIEIQGLGMLHNTVEAWD comes from the coding sequence ATGAAGTTAGCGACGATCCAGACTGAAAATGGCATTCAAGTTGCCTCTGTGATTGACCAGGACAACAAACTGACATTTTTTGATCTGTCAGCCTTCGACGAGAACCTGCCACGATCGCTGAAAGGGATTCTGGCAGTGGAAGGAGGTCTGGAGCGCGCAAAGGCAGCCGCAGAGCAGGCTCAACAGGCAGACCGCCAGATAACAGGTACACTGCTGGCACCGATTCCCTCACCGGGAAAAGTGCTCTGTATCGGGTTGAATTACCGTGACCATGCAGAAGAAACAGGCATGCCCTTCCCTGATGAACCAGTCTGTTTCAGCAAGTTCAGCAGTTCCGTGACAGGCTCAGGACAGCCAATACGGATTCCCTCTGTGGCCCGCGAAGTTGACTATGAAGCCGAACTCGTGGCAGTGATCGGTAAAACATGTCGTAACGTGACCCAGGCAAACGCATCAGACTACGTTGCCGGCTATATGAACGGCCACGATGTCTCGGCGCGCGACTGGCAGATTGGACGTCCGGGCGGACAGTGGCTGCTGGGAAAAACAGCGGACACATTTGCTCCGACTGGCCCTTATCTGGTAACGGCAGATGAGATCAAAAATGCAAACAGCCTCTCCATCAAATTGACACTTAATGGAGAGGTTTTGCAGAATTCCAATACCGATAAGTTTATCTTTACCATAGAAGAGGTAATCGCGTTCGTGTCTCAGATACTGACACTCGAACCCGGCGATATCATCTTTACCGGTACACCTCCCGGAGTTGGTATGGCCCGTAAACCCCCCGTATATCTTCAGCCTGGAGACCAGGCCTGCATCGAGATACAGGGGCTCGGGATGTTACACAATACCGTAGAAGCGTGGGATTGA
- the purM gene encoding phosphoribosylformylglycinamidine cyclo-ligase, with product MTKATYKDAGVDLDLYQKAMSSIHPLLGKTHLAQKARVMDLPGGFAGLFRLNNPEPGPAGRKYEDPVLVSGTDGVGTKIKVAIEAETYNTIGIDLVAMCVNDCLCLGAEPLFFLDYIALGKDDPERLVELMEGVSKGCVLSKSALLGGETAIMPDLYGDGDFDMAGFSVGVVERNQVLDGHAIQAGDVVLGLESSGFHSNGYSLIRKVVFEMAGLGINDPIEELNQRTVASILLEPTRIYASAINSVVRSYPGQIVISGMAHITGGGLVENIERILPANRRIEIKRSAWEVPPAFNWLQSLGNIDEEEMFRVFNMGIGMVAIVRADQAKAVREKLHASQCPTHILGKVTQGDKQVTLI from the coding sequence ATGACAAAAGCGACCTATAAAGATGCCGGTGTTGACCTGGATCTCTATCAGAAAGCAATGTCTTCCATTCATCCTCTGCTGGGTAAAACCCACCTGGCGCAAAAAGCACGTGTGATGGATCTGCCAGGCGGTTTTGCCGGCCTCTTCCGTTTGAATAATCCTGAACCTGGACCCGCGGGACGAAAATATGAAGACCCGGTACTGGTTTCCGGGACGGATGGAGTCGGGACAAAAATCAAAGTGGCCATCGAGGCTGAAACTTATAATACGATCGGTATTGACCTGGTCGCCATGTGTGTCAACGACTGTCTCTGCCTGGGGGCGGAGCCCTTGTTCTTTCTCGATTACATCGCCTTAGGCAAGGATGACCCCGAACGACTGGTCGAACTCATGGAAGGGGTCAGCAAAGGTTGTGTCCTCTCGAAGTCTGCGTTGCTGGGCGGGGAAACAGCAATTATGCCTGACCTGTACGGCGATGGTGACTTTGATATGGCAGGGTTCTCTGTCGGTGTCGTCGAACGCAATCAGGTTCTGGACGGACACGCGATTCAGGCGGGAGATGTTGTATTGGGGCTCGAATCGAGTGGCTTTCACTCCAACGGTTACAGCCTGATCCGCAAAGTGGTCTTTGAAATGGCAGGGCTGGGGATTAACGATCCGATTGAAGAACTGAATCAGCGAACCGTGGCCAGTATCCTGCTGGAACCAACCCGAATTTATGCTTCTGCCATCAATTCCGTTGTACGCAGCTATCCTGGTCAGATTGTGATCAGCGGAATGGCACACATCACAGGGGGAGGTTTGGTAGAAAACATAGAACGGATTCTACCCGCCAATCGCCGAATAGAAATCAAGAGGTCAGCCTGGGAAGTTCCACCTGCATTCAACTGGCTGCAGTCACTCGGAAATATTGACGAAGAGGAAATGTTCCGCGTCTTCAATATGGGAATTGGGATGGTCGCCATCGTCAGGGCAGATCAGGCGAAAGCGGTTCGTGAAAAACTGCACGCCAGCCAGTGTCCCACACATATACTGGGTAAAGTCACTCAAGGCGACAAGCAGGTCACGCTGATCTGA
- a CDS encoding acyltransferase family protein, whose product MTDNTSSTTAEKFNKRIVSLDQFRGYTVAGMFLVNYMGFFVVCPVVLKHHNTYCSYADTIMPHFLFAVGFAFRLTFGRRVQTAGAVSAYARVVRRLLGLVLVSLIIYRVSPVTKTWEELQSLGIWGAIADPLKRNWFQTLMHIALTSLWITPVIRARSSVRIGFMIFSAAAHIILSYYFYFIWVNSPPNGIDGGPLGFLTWTIPAIIGTLACDWVVEAEGLPRVKPILFWSFALMLLGWALSCGTRFYDVPVSERPATEKLAAHPVIPDESQWKSKQGEPFSSYLAEPPFVKPPGQDQRQWNYWMMSQRAGTLSYLVFTAGLSLLVYLLFHLACDRGNLQIPLFHTLGTNALVAYILHDLVGEAVKPFTTKDAAAWYAWGSFVLFFWITWLIVRHLEKNKIHLRL is encoded by the coding sequence ATGACAGACAACACGAGTTCTACGACGGCAGAGAAATTCAACAAACGCATTGTCTCTCTGGATCAGTTTCGGGGATACACTGTAGCGGGGATGTTTCTGGTCAACTACATGGGATTTTTTGTGGTCTGCCCGGTGGTACTCAAACATCACAATACGTACTGCAGTTACGCGGATACGATCATGCCCCACTTTCTGTTCGCGGTTGGATTTGCGTTTCGACTGACGTTTGGCAGGCGGGTTCAGACTGCAGGCGCTGTTTCTGCTTACGCGCGTGTCGTGAGACGGCTGCTGGGACTGGTGCTGGTTTCGCTGATTATCTACCGCGTTTCTCCCGTCACAAAAACCTGGGAGGAACTACAGTCACTGGGGATCTGGGGGGCCATCGCCGATCCGCTCAAACGCAACTGGTTCCAGACGCTGATGCACATCGCGTTGACGTCTCTATGGATTACCCCTGTCATTCGTGCGCGGTCTTCCGTGCGGATTGGCTTTATGATCTTCTCCGCAGCGGCCCATATAATTCTGTCCTATTACTTCTATTTCATCTGGGTGAATTCTCCCCCGAACGGCATTGATGGCGGTCCGCTGGGCTTTTTAACCTGGACAATTCCCGCGATTATCGGAACGCTGGCCTGTGACTGGGTGGTGGAAGCGGAGGGATTGCCCCGCGTGAAGCCGATTCTCTTCTGGTCTTTTGCTCTGATGCTGCTGGGCTGGGCTCTTTCCTGTGGGACACGATTTTATGATGTCCCGGTTTCAGAACGCCCCGCGACGGAGAAACTGGCCGCCCATCCGGTCATCCCGGACGAATCACAATGGAAATCCAAACAGGGAGAACCATTTTCGTCGTATCTGGCGGAGCCACCGTTTGTCAAACCGCCGGGACAGGATCAGCGGCAATGGAATTACTGGATGATGAGTCAGCGGGCGGGAACGCTTTCCTACCTGGTCTTCACGGCCGGACTTTCCCTGTTAGTCTACCTGCTGTTCCACCTGGCGTGTGACCGGGGCAATCTGCAGATACCGCTGTTCCACACACTCGGTACCAATGCGCTGGTAGCTTATATCCTGCATGATCTGGTCGGAGAAGCCGTCAAACCATTTACGACGAAAGATGCCGCCGCCTGGTATGCCTGGGGTAGTTTCGTGCTCTTTTTCTGGATCACCTGGTTGATCGTGCGGCATCTGGAAAAGAACAAAATCCACCTGCGACTTTAA